A portion of the Rhizoctonia solani chromosome 6, complete sequence genome contains these proteins:
- a CDS encoding beta-lactamase superfamily protein, translated as MTPPGFRSKVDMTFIGTATAIISIDGVHFITDPVFDNVGTTYDLGILTLESLKAPALGLHEIPAIDAVLLSHEDHPDNLDTAGRTLLDGRLVVTTPDGANNLEPRPAVHPILPWQTLPLSIGGKKFNITGTPCVHLPGGETTGFIIHTESFGTSPEGLPNAIYFSGDTIYLEELGQMRKKFHIVLAIINLGSVVAPLPDGPVQITLDGKSAVKLIQDIGADLVVPMHFDSWKHFKEPSTESKRIFEEAGLKDKVIWLEPGVARRVL; from the coding sequence ATGACACCCCCTGGATTTCGAAGCAAGGTCgacatgaccttcattggtaCTGCCACTGCCATTATCAGCATCGATGGAGTCCACTTCATCACCGATCCCGTTTTTGACAACGTGGGCACCACATACGACCTGGGTATACTCACCTTAGAAAGCCTCAAGGCACCTGCTCTTGGTCTGCACGAGATACCTGCCATCGACGCAGTCCTTCTGAGCCACGAGGACCATCCCGACAATCTCGATACAGCCGGTCGAACTCTTCTTGACGGAAGACTGGTCGTCACCACCCCGGATGGCGCTAACAACCTCGAGCCAAGACCCGCCGTTCACCCGATTCTCCCATGGCAGACACTGCCTCTCAGCATCGGAGGAAAGAAGTTCAACATCACAGGCACTCCATGCGTGCATCTTCCAGGCGGCGAGACAACTGGGTTTATCATTCATACCGAATCATTTGGCACGAGCCCCGAAGGACTTCCGAATGCAATCTACTTTTCGGGAGACACGATTTATCTCGAAGAACTTGGGCAGATGCGAAAGAAGTTCCACATCGTACTTGCGATCATTAATCTCGGCTCAGTAGTAGCCCCTTTACCCGATGGGCCGGTTCAAATCACCCTTGATGGGAAGTCTGCGGTGAAGCTCATTCAAGACATCGGAGCAGACTTGGTGGTCCCGATGCATTTTGATTCATGGAAACACTTCAAGGAACCAAGCACAGAGTCCAAAAGGATATTTGAGGAGGCAGGATTGAAGGACAAAGTTATCTGGCTTGAGCCTGGTGTAGCTAGGCGTGTTTTGTAG